A window from Suncus etruscus isolate mSunEtr1 chromosome 18, mSunEtr1.pri.cur, whole genome shotgun sequence encodes these proteins:
- the LOC125996079 gene encoding olfactory receptor 2W3-like, which produces MTNQSCQNQFILLGFSDRPWLEHILFGFVLIFYLVTLVGNIIIILVSRLDPSLHTPMYFFLTNLSLLDLCFTTSSIPQLLFNLGGPDKTISSTGCAIQLFMFLGLGGTECLLLAVMAYDRFTAICKPLHYSVIMHPQLCWQLVSVAWGMGLLNSLVMSPVTMMLPRCGRCRVKHFLCEMPALIKIACVDTAAVEGTVFILSVIIVLVPLSLILVSYSYIAQAVLKIKSAAGRKKAFNTCGSHLTVVALFYGNIIYMYMQPGNNSSQDQGKFLTLFYNLVTPMLNPLIYTLRNKDVKEAMKKLGPRK; this is translated from the coding sequence ATGACCAACCAGAGCTGCCAGAACCAATTCATCCTGTTGGGGTTCTCCGACCGTCCCTGGCTCGAGCACATTCTCTTTGGGTTCGTCCTCATCTTCTACCTGGTGACGCTGGTGGgcaacatcatcatcatcctgGTCTCCAGGTTGGACCCCAGTCTCCACacgcccatgtacttcttcctcacCAATCTGTCCTTGCTCGACCTCTGCTTCACCACCAGCTCCATCCCTCAACTCCTCTTCAACTTAGGGGGCCCCGACAAGACCATCAGCTCTACCGGCTGTGCCATCCAACTCTTCATGTTCCTGGGCTTGGGTGGCACCGAATGTCTCCTCCTGGCCGTCATGGCATATGACCGCTTCACTGCCATCTGCAAGCCCCTCCACTACTCGGTCATCATGCACCCTCAGCTCTGTTGGCAGTTGGTGTCGGTGGCCTGGGGCATGGGCCTGCTCAACTCCCTGGTCATGTCACCTGTGACCATGATGCTACCGCGCTGCGGGAGATGCAGGGTGAAGCATTTTCTTTGCGAGATGCCTGCTCTCATCAAGATCGCCTGCGTGGACACGGCTGCCGTGGAAGGTACCGTGTTCATCCTGTCAGTGATCATTGTCCTGGTGCCCCTGTCCCTCATCCTCGTCTCTTACAGCTACATTGCCCAGGCCGTGTTGAAGATCAAGTCGGCCGCAGGACGCAAGAAGGCATTCAACACCTGCGGGTCCCACCTCACAGTGGTTGCCTTGTTTTATGGGAATATCATCTATATGTACATGCAGCCTGGAAACAACTCTTCGCAGGACCAGGGGAAGTTCCTGACCCTCTTCTATAACTTGGTCACCCCCATGTTGAACCCTCTTATCTACACTTTGCGGAACAAGGATGTCAAGGAAGCGATGAAGAAGTTGGGGCCTAGAAAGTAG